The proteins below come from a single Mercenaria mercenaria strain notata chromosome 3, MADL_Memer_1, whole genome shotgun sequence genomic window:
- the LOC123524587 gene encoding uncharacterized protein LOC123524587 isoform X1 yields the protein MSRHRNVRSMNYEDEYYDEDDVYGHSIEDNYCISPGTAAQFTYNRERNVALSNFMDEQGGIPEEDESEDTDEGTPRTQHRSSLDYTRPKLTDVDEAKLNSVLEEVRNVLGEAVPEGVMVDTIMRHNFSVEGSLNELLNSQEAPKPQREPRKDRRNRSQELDDEIDCDNCYSLQDNVFSYLPKTTGGVMKFGDSVSPQSPSFLLQSHDVSVSPLTDLPTGHIVVKQQCASFKRPLHCGLTDAGSATDGKDARKVVGGLFYNTQHGQNVQSQKLSDSTTGGTSTDHTEVKQSSPLEKQHGLRKKEAISTEQNMSQELKANTQLPLSDLAKEHYASNIPTAKKPTQSLLSDLAESQLHNSMHTSTLSEFNSPSAVVSAQNKTSAVSVGGKEDSSKDIVSNKSNETQNKLSLPSSCLTKAHLSKTQDPSSVLSNLSTEHKSKMLPALSRITLSSLSGLAKAHTDNSLSQLAKTHSENSSPLSQLAKTNTQNSSPLSQLAKAHSENSSSLSGLAKAHSENSCPLSQLAKAHSENSSSLSGLAKVQSGSSLGSSPVRLSLSQLAAADGVKTSPMSAAGKENKSDNKGNQDVWQQKSGTASEMFKNKSDKEQIMKSLSSLIEKRDKKGDNGLIEKSDKMENEIIVTRQSTASEMFKNKSDKEQIMKSLSSLIEKRDKKGDNGLIEESDKKENEIIVTRQCASLKRTETKRDGENLKDKNKESVESDNDGETILAKAKGISLADLATRKGPQLLKDTKEKLNSNIENTNKVSNSVEKDITVGGSDVILADTKKESEDLDLSDGKLTFLDDVQVENFKNHLKGPSGIGNTLCLEIKVRPGRKKGKRYKQKKFSYKCQLKGLGEILCVEMNQIKPFDFSTPSPDDIVKAKQKQAFNRSGK from the exons CTGCACAGTTTACATACAATCGTGAACGCAATGTGGCACTGTCAAACTTCATGGATGAACAAGGAGGGATCCCAGAGGAGGATGAGAGTGAGGACACAGACGAGGGGACACCTCGAACTCAGCACCGTAGCTCACTCGATTATACACGCCCCAAACTCACTGATGTTGATGAAG CCAAGTTGAACTCTGTGTTAGAGGAAGTGAGGAATGTGCTGGGAGAGGCCGTCCCGGAGGGTGTTATGGTGGATACTATCATGAGGCACAACTTCAGTGTGGAGGGATCACTTAATGAACTCCTTAATTCGCAAG AGGCACCAAAACCCCAGAGAGAACCAAGAAAAGACCGCCGGAACAGATCACAAG AACTAGATGATGAGATAGACTGTGATAATTGTTATAGTTTACAGGATAATGTGTTTTCTTACCTTCCAAAAACCACGGGGGGTGTTATGAAGTTTGGGGACAGTGTTTCTCCCCAGTCCCCATCTTTTTTGTTGCAGTCACATGATGTTTCAGTCAGTCCCTTGACAGATCTCCCAACTGGTCACATAGTTGTCAAACAACAGTGTGCATCTTTTAAACGTCCATTACATTGTGGTCTGACAGATGCAGGTAGTGCTACAGATGGTAAAGATGCCAGAAAGGTTGTAGGAGGCTTGTTTTATAATACACagcatggtcagaatgttcaaagCCAAAAGTTAAGTGACTCTACAACAGGAGGTACATCAACAGATCACACAGAAGTTAAGCAGTCATCACCATTAGAAAAACAGCATGGTCTCAGGAAGAAAGAAGCTATTTCTACAGAACAAAATATGTCTCAGGAGTTGAAGGCCAATACACAGTTACCTTTATCTGATTTAGCGAAAGAACATTATGCAAGCAACATTCCTACTGCAAAGAAACCTACTCAGTCATTACTGTCAGACTTAGCAGAGAGCCAGTTACACAATTCCATGCATACAAGTACATTGTCAGAATTTAATTCTCCATCAGCTGTTGTCTCAGCTCAGAACAAAACATCTGCAGTTTCAGTAGGTGGTAAAGAAGACAGTTCCAAAGATATTGTCAGTAATAAATCAAATGAAACACAGAATAAATTATCACTACCTTCATCCTGTTTAACCAAAGCACATCTGAGTAAGACTCAAGATCCATCCTCAGTACTGTCAAACTTAAGTACTGAGCATAAGTCAAAAATGTTACCTGCCCTATCAAGAATTACTTTATCATCCCTTTCAGGATTAGCTAAAGCTCATACGGACAACTCTTTGTCACAATTAGCTAAAACACATTCTGAAAACTCGTCACCATTATCACAGTTAGCAAAAACTAATACCCAGAACTCTTCACCTTTGTCACAATTAGCTAAAGCTCATTCCGAAAATTCTTCATCTTTGTCAGGGTTAGCTAAAGCTCATTCCGAAAACTCCTGTCCTTTGTCACAGTTGGCTAAAGCTCATTCCGAAAATTCTTCATCTTTGTCAGGGTTAGCAAAAGTTCAATCAGGTAGTTCTCTTGGTAGTTCTCCAGTAAGATTGTCATTATCACAGCTAGCAGCAGCTGATGGTGTGAAGACATCACCTATGTCAGCAGCTGGGAAGGAAAACAAATCTGATAACAAAGGGAATCAGGATGTTTGGCAGCAGAAGTCAGGCACTGCATCAGAAATGTTCAAGAACAAGTCAGACAAGGAGCAGATCATGAAATCACTAAGTAGTTTGATAGAGAAAAGAGACAAAAAGGGGGATAATGGTTTGATAGAGAAAAGTGAcaaaatggaaaatgaaattattgtgaCCAGGCAGAGCACTGCATCAGAAATGTTCAAGAATAAGTCAGACAAGGAGCAGATCATGAAATCACTAAGTAGTTTGATAGAGAAAAGAGACAAAAAGGGGGATAATGGTTTGATAGAGGAAAGtgacaaaaaggaaaatgaaattattgtgaCCAGACAATGTGCAAGTTTGAAAAGGACTGAAACAAAGAGAGATGGTGAAAACCTTAAAGACAAAAACAAAGAGAGTGTTGAATCAGATAATGATGGTGAAACCATTTTGGCTAAAGCGAAAGGTATATCCTTGGCAGATCTTGCCACAAGAAAAGGTCCACAGTTATTAAAGGatacaaaagaaaaacttaattcTAATATTGAGAATACAAACAAGGTGTCTAACTCAGTTGAAAAAGACATAACTGTAGGAGGATCAGATGTAATATTAGCTGATACCAAAAAGGAGTCAGAAGACTTGGATTTGTCTGATGGAAAGCTGACATTCCTAGATGATGTGCAGGTGgagaattttaaaaatcatttaaaaggtcCATCTGGTATTGGAAACACCCTTTGCCTAGAGATCAAGGTCAGACCAGGCAGAAAGAAAGGAAAGAGGTACAAACAGAAGAAGTTTAGTTATAAATGTCAGCTGAAGGGCTTGGGAGAGATTCTTTGTGTTGAAATGAACCAGATTAAACCTTTTGACTTCAGTACACCCTCTCCTGATGACATAGTAAAAGCCAAGCAGAAACAAGCGTTCAATAGGAGCGGAAAATGA